The genomic segment CGGCAAGCCAAGCGGAAGCATCGAGCGCTGAATGCCGAACGCCAGTCTGGCAAAAGCTATTGGGAGCGCTGGAAGCCGGCCTGGAAAATCAAGACAAGCGGCAGCGCCTACCGGATCAATTTCGATATTCACCGCGCGTTCGGACTTTGGTTCTGGCTGGTCCTCTTCATCGTCGCCTTCACCGGCTTTTCGCTGAACCTGTATCGCGAGGTGTTTTACCCAGTGATGTCGATGGTCTCGAAAGTGACGCCGGATATTTTTGCGACCCGGCCGCCAACCCCGTTCGATGAACCGGTGATCCCGCAACTAACATTCTCCGACATTCTGAAGAAGGGTGAAATCGAAGCCAAGCAGATGGGCATTCAGGAACCTCCGGGGGCGTTGTTCTACGCGCCGCGATGGGGCGTCTACGGCGTGAGCTTGTTCGAACGGGGCGATTCACACGGCACCGGTGGCGTCGGCCCTGAATTCCTCACCTTCGATCAGGGAGACGGTCGATTCTTAGGCAGACGGACGCCGTGGAAAGGCACGGCAGCCGACATTTTTGTTCAGGCACAGTTTCCGTTGCACTCGGGACGTATCCTCGGAATACCCGGCCGCATCCTCATTTCCCTGGTCGGGCTGGTGTGCGCCGCGCTCGCGATAACCGGCGTCGTCATTTGGTATCGCAAGCGGCGCGCGCGGATCCGTGTCCGCGTCTCGGAGCTCAATCGTGCTGAACCGTTGCTCCAGCACGCCGCCTCCGTTCGGGCCGAGCGCTAAGAACCCGCAGTCGCAGGACTGAGTCGCCCCCGAAGAACAAGTCGGAGGCGTTGGCGACGAACCACGCACCAGTGGAAACCCCATAGCGGGCAGTTGCATCACCCGTGCATGCGCGGTGTTATGATTGTGATAGCTTTGGCCTGTCTCAGCCGTGGAACGGAATTGCACGCCCGCAGTTTCAGACATATATTTCAATCACTTCAGCAGCTTAACTGTTATTCGCCCATGCGGTGCGTCCGCCGCAAAAACGGGCAATCGACGTGGTATCCTTTCGAATGCTTCAGGTTGTTACGGCGCAAAGCAGTTCGGTCTGTGAATCTTGCGAACTGTTAATTCGACGGCCTTCAGAATTTTCGACATATCGAAGCTAGAACGGGTTGGAGAGTGCGGCTTTGGAACAACGTGTCGACACTCCGAAGGAAGTCGTAAACCCCACCCAGCGCCGGCCGCGCGGTTCGGGGATCGTCTGGCTTGTGGTGCTCGCCTTGCTCGCGGCCGGCGTCTATTGGTGGTCGCATCGCCAGCAGCCGGCTGAACGGCAGACTCCCGCGGTCAACCGGCGCGCCGCGCCACCTGCATCGGTCGGCACCGCGGTGATCGGCACCGGCAGTATCGATATCGCGCTTGATGCGCTCGGCACGGTCACCTCGCTCGCGACGATCACCGTGCGCACGCAGATCAGCGGCCAGCTCGTGAAGGTGGCTTTCACCGAAGGGCAAGAAACCAAGAAGGGCGATCTGCTGGCGCAGATCGATCCGCGCCCCTATGAGGCGGCGCTGGCCCAGGCGAAAGGTCAGCTCGCGCGCGACCAAGCCACGCTGCAGGGCGCCCAGGTCGATCTCAAACGCTACCAGCAATTGGCCGCCCAAAATGCCGTGCAACGCCAGACGCTCGACACCCAGGTGGCGCTGGTGGCGCAATATCAGGGTACGGTGGAAGCCGATCAGGCCGCCGTCAAAGCGGCCGAGGTCAATCTGGCTTTCACCAGCATCGCGGCGCCGGTCGATGGCCGCGTCGGCCTGCGCCAGGTCGACCAAGGCAATTACATCACGCCGACGGACACCAATGGCATCGTGGTGATCACGCAATTGCTGCCGATCAGCGTGTTGTTCACTGTTCCAGAAGATCAACTGCCAGCGATCCGTCAGCGTATGGCTGGCGGTGTGACCCTGCCGGTGACCGCCTTCGATCGCACCGGCAACACCAAGCTCGCCGACGGCAAGCTCGAAACCTTCGACAGTTCGATCGATCCGACGACCGGCACGATCAAGCTGCGCGCCATTTTTCCCAACGACAATCACGCCCTCTATCCCAACCAGTTCGTCAATGTCGAACTGCTGGTCGACCGGCATGAGAATGTGGTGATCGCCCCCACGCCAGCCATTCAGCGCGGCTCACCCGGCACATTCGTCTATGTGGTGAACGCCGACAGCACGGTCTCGGTGCGCAAGGTCACCTTGGGGCCGACCAATGGCGAGCGTGTCGAAATCCGGGACGGTCTCAAGGCTGGCGAAACGGTCGTCGTCGACGGCATTGATCGGCTGCGCGATGGCGCCCGGATTAATGTGCATACGGATACCACCGCGCCGGCCCAGGCGGCGGCGCCCCAGACAGCACCTACCCAGACAGCACCTGCCCAGACAGCACCGACACAACCAGCCGCGCCCAATGCAACACCACGCGTGCCAGGAAGCGGGCAAGGGAACGGCCAGGGACCAGGACAAGGCGGCGGCCGGCGTAATCAGGGCGGCCAGAACCAAGGCGGTCAATCGCCATGAACCCCTCACGCCCGTTTATCCTGCGGCCCGTCGCAACAACCCTTCTGATGATTGCGATTCTGCTGTCGGGCATACTGGCGTTTCGTTTCCTGCCGATCTCCGCCCTGCCCCAGGTCGATTACCCGACCATCCAGGTGCAGACCTTCTATCCCGGCGCCAGCCCGGACGTGATGACCTCTTCAGTCACCGCGCCGCTGGAAGTGCAGCTCGGCCAGATCCCCAATCTGGACCAGATGAGCTCGATCAGCTCGGCTGGCTCTTCCGTCATCACCTTGCAGTTCAGCCTTGCGATCTCGCTCGATGTCGCCGAACAGCAAGTGCAGGCAGCAATCAACGCCGCCGGCAATCTGCTGCCAGCCGACCTGCCGGCGCCGCCAATCTATGCCAAGGTCAATCCGGCCGACGCGCCGGTTCTCACGCTGGGGCTGACGTCAAAAAGCTTGGCGCTGCGTGACGTCCAAGCCATGGCCGATACGCGGCTGGCGCAGAAGATTTCGCAATTGCCCGGCGTCGGGCTCGTCAGCCTCAGCGGCGGCCAGCGCCCCGCCGTCCGCGTTCAAGCCGATCCGCGCAAACTCGCGGCCTATGGCCTTAATATCGACGATCTGCGCACCACCCTTGGCAATGCCAATGTCAATCAGCCGAAGGGTAATTTCGACGGGCCAACACGCGCCTATACGGTCAATGCCAATGACCAACTCCAGAGCGCCGATCAATATCGACCGCTGATCGTCGCCTATAAGAATGGCGCGCCCGTGCGGCTCAGTGACGTGGCCGTCGTCGTCGATGGCACCGAGAACAACAAACTCGCCGCCTGGATGAATTCAACGCCGGCAATCATCGTCAACATTCAACGCCAGCCTGGCGCCAATGTCATTGATGTGGTCGACCGCATCAAGGCCTTGTTGCCGCAACTCGAGGCCTCCCTGCCGGGCGCCATCGACGTGACGGTTTTGACCGACCGGACCACAACCATCCGCGCTTCGGTCCGCGACGTCGAATATGAGCTGACGCTGGCGGTGCTCCTGGTCGTCCTGGTGATCTTCGTCTTCTTGCGCAGCTCGCGCGCCACGCTCATTCCCAGCCTGTCGGTGCCATTGTCGCTGGTCGGTACCCTGGGCGTCATGTATCTATTCGGCTACAGCCTCGACAATCTGTCCTTGATGGCCTTGACCGTCGCCACCGGCTTCGTCGTCGACGATGCCATCGTGGTGATCGAGAACATCTCGCGCTATATCGAAGAGGGTGACACGCCGCTTGAAGCCGCACTGAAAGGCTCCGAGCAGATCGGCTTCACCATCATCTCCCTGACCGTTTCGCTGATCGCGGTTCTGATCCCGCTGCTGTTCATGAGCGATGTGGTTGGGCGTCTGTTCCGCGAATTCGCCGTCACCCTTGCCACCACCATTCTGATTTCAGCCGTGGTGTCGCTCACGCTCGTGCCGATGGCCTGCGCCAAATTGCTCCTGCCCCAGTCGGAAATCCGCGAGAATAGATTTCAACGCGCCAGCCGCGAATTCTTCGACTGGGTGATCCGTGGCTATGGTCACATGCTGACCTGGGTGCTCGACCGGCAGACAGGCATGCTGCTGGTGGCGCTGGGCACCCTGGTGCTGACAGCCATCCTTTATATCCAGATCCCCAAGGGGTTCTTTCCTGTCCAGGACACCGGCGTCATCCAGGCCATTACCGAGGCCCCTCAATCGACCTCCTACGCGGCCATGGGCGAACGTCAGCAGAAACTGGCCGAGATCGTTCTCAAGGACAAGGATGTCGAGAGCCTGTCGTCCTTCATTGGCGTTGATGGCACCAATACCACGCTCAATGTCGGGCGGATGCTGATCAATCTCAAGCCGGGACGCAGCTCCGATATCACCACGGTGATCGACCGATTGAAGGAGAGCACACAAAGCCTGCCTGGCATGACGCTCTATATGCAGCCGGTGCAGGATCTGACCATCAGCGGCACCGTCAGCCGCACACAGTATCAATTCGCTCTGCAGGATGCCAATGCGGCTGAACTGTCGGAATTCGTACCGAAGCTGATCGATAAGCTTAACACGTTGCCGCAGCTCGCCGATGTCACCAGTGACCTGTCCGATCGCGGCCTTGCTGTCTTCGTCGATATCGACCGCAATCAGGCCGCCCGGTTTGGCGTCACGCCGGCGACGGTGGACAATGCGCTTTATGATGCTTTCGGCCAGCGCATCGTCTCGACCATTTTCACGACATCCAGCCAGTATCGGGTCATCCTCGAAGCCTCGCCCGATATGCAAAAGTCGATGCGGTCCCTGTCATCAATCTATCTGCCGACGTCAACAGGCGGCGACCCTATTCCGCTCTCGGTCGTCGCCAAGACGCGCATCGATACGTCACCGTTGCAGATCACCCATATGGGTCAATTCCCATCGACAACGATCTCGTTCAACCTGGCGCCCAATGTTTCGCTTGGCGAGGCGGTCGATGCGATCAAGCAGGCGCAGACCGAGATTGGGATGCCACCCAGCGTCATCGCTACCTTCCTGGGCACGGCGGCCGCCTTCCAAGCGGCGTTGGGCAATGAACTGTTCCTGATCCTCGCTGCCGTGGTGACGGTCTACATTGTGCTCGGGGTGCTTTACGAGAGCTTCATCCATCCGATCACCATTCTGTCGACTCTGCCATCGGCCGGCATTGGCGCATTGCTGGCGCTTATGCTGGCCGGGGAAGATCTGACCATCATCGCGCTCATCGGCATCATCCTCCTCATCGGCATCGTCAAGAAAAATGCGATCATGATGATCGACTTTGCCCTGGAGGCGCAGCGCCACGAGGGCAGGTCGCCGCGCGAAGCCATTTACCAGGCTTGCCTGCTGCGGTTCCGGCCCATTCTGATGACGACGACCGCGGCAATTCTCGGTGCCTTGCCACTGATGCTGGGCAGCGGCGTCGGCTCGGAACTGCGTCATCCGCTTGGCGTCACCATTGTCGGCGGCTTGCTGGTCAGCCAGGCGCTGACCCTGTTCACGACACCGGTCATCTATCTTTGGTTCGACCGGCTGGCGACGCGGTTTCAGGGCACCCCCGATCCCAGCGGGCAGAGGGCGGACCTGACGCCATGAATTTGTCAGTTCCCTTCATCCGCCGCCCGGTGGCGACGACTTTGCTGACGATCGGTTTGATCGCGACCGGTCTGGTGGCGTTTCCGCTGCTGCCGGTCGCGCCACTGCCACAGGTCGACTATCCTGTCATTTCCGTCCGCGCGACCATGCCGGGCGCCAGTCCTCAGGTGATGGCCAATACGGTGGCCAGCCCCCTGGAGCGCCATCTTGGCCAGATCGCCGACGTCAACGAAATGACCTCGTCGAGCAGCGTCGGCAGCACGCGCGTGACCCTGCAGTTTGGTCTCAATCGGGATATCGACGGCGCGGCGCGCGATGTTCAGGCGGCCATCAATGCGGCGCGCGCCGATTTGCCGACGAGCCTGCGATCGAACCCGACCTATCGCAAGGTCAATCCGGCCGACGCACCGATCCTCATTCTGGCGCTCACCTCCGATACGCTGACGCGCGGCCAGATTTACGATGCGGCGAGCACCGTGCTGGCGCAGAAATTGTCCCAGGTCGGCGGCATTGGCGAAGTGGATGTCAATGGCAGTTCGCTGCCAGCGGTGCGTGTTGAACTCAACCCGCAAGCGCTCTACCATTATAGTATTGGCATGGAAGACGTGCGCGCAGCGCTCGGCGCCGCCAATGCCCATGCGCCCAAGGGCGCGATTGAAATTGGTCCCCTGCGCTACCAGATCTACGCCAACGATCAGGGGATCGTCGCCGCCGACTATCGCGATCTCATCATCGCCTATCGCAACAACGCGCCAGTGCACCTGCGCGATGTGGCGCAGGTCATCGATTCAGTCGAGAATTTACGCAACGCCGGCCTCGCCAATGGCAAGCCGGCGGTTCTGCTCGTGCTGTTCCGCTCGCCGAACGCCAATATCATCGATACGGTCGATCGTGTCCGCACGCTGCTTCCCACCTTACAAGCGTCGGTTTCGCCGGCCATCGACATTTCCGTGGCGCTTGACCGTTCGACGACCATTCGGGCCTCATTGAAGGAAGTCGAGCGCACCTTGATGATTTCGATCATCCTGGTGATCCTGGTGGTGTTCGCCTTTTTGCGCGACTGGCGCGCCACCCTGGTGCCCATTGTCGCCGTGCCAGCCTCGTTGATCGGCACGCTCGGCATCATGTATCTGCTCGGTTTCAGCATCGACAATCTGTCATTGATGGCGCTGACCGTCGCCACGGGCTTCGTCGTCGACGACGCGGTGGTCGTCCTCGAGAATATTTCGCGTCATCGGTCCGCCGGGCTTTCCCCCATCGACGCGGCGATCAAGGGCTCGCAGGAGGTCGGCTTCACGGTCGTCTCGATGAGCTTGTCGCTCATCGCCGTCTTCATTCCGATTCTCTTGATGAGCGGGCTGGTCGGCCGCCTGTTTCGCGAATTTGCCATTACCTTGTCGGCCGCCATTCTGGTGTCGCTGGTGATTTCGCTGACGACGACCGCAATGATGTGTTCGGTGCTGCTGCGCGGGGAAAGCGAGCGCCACGGGCGCGTCTATCGGGCGAGCGAGCGGGCTTTCGAGGCGATGCTGGATGCCTATCGCCGGTCCTTGTCTTGGGCTTTGAATCACCCGCGGTTCATTATGCTGCTGCTGTTGGGGACGCTCTGTCTCAACGGCTATCTCTATGACACGATCCCGAAGGGCTTCTTCCCGCAGCAGGACACCGGGCAGATCATCGGTTCAATTCAAGCCGATCAGGCCATCTCTTTCCAATCCATGTCGCAAAAGCTGAGCCAGTTCTCCAACATCGTCAAAGACGATCCGGCGGTGAACACAGCCGTCTCCTTCACCGGCGGCGGCCAGACCAATTCCGGCTTTATGTTCGTATCGCTCAAGCCCCTGGCGGAACGCAAGGTGACCGCCGATCAGGTGATTGCACGGCTGCGGGGCAAGCTTGCCGTGGTGCCCGGCGCGACCCTGTTTCTGCAAGCGGCGCAAGACATCCGCATGGGCGGGCGACAGTCCAACGCGCAATATCAGTATACGCTGCAAGGCGACGATGCGGCCGAGATCGCGGAATGGACACCGAAGCTGACGGCCGCCTTGCAGCAGGCGCCAAGCCTGCGCGATGTCAACAGCGATCAACAGAACAAAGGGCTTGAGGCCAATCTCATCATCGACCGCGATACGGCGGCGCGCCTGGGCATAACCGTCAGCCAGATCGACAATACGCTCTATGATGCTTTCGGCCAGCGCCAAGTGTCGACCATCTATGTCGCGCGCAATCAGTATCACGTGGTGATGGAGGTGGCGCCGCAGTATTGGCAGAACCCCGAAACCCTGAAACAGGTCTACATCAGCACGTCGGGCGGCTCAGTCAGTGGTTCGCAAGCGACCAATGCGGTGGCCGGCACTTTCACGTCAGGACAATCAACGACCACCACGTCCGCGAGCGCCAGTGCGGCCATCAATCAGGCGAACAATTCCATCGGCGCAGTGGGTAAAACAGTCAGCTCGACAGGGTCCGCGGTCAGCACCAGCGTTGAAACCATGGTGCCGCTGGCGGCAGTGGCGCAGTTTGGCCCTGGCAGCACACCGCTTTCGGTCAACCACCAAGGTCTTCTCGTCGCGAGCACCATCTCCTTCAACCTGGCGCCTGACGTCGCCTTGAGCGATGCGGTGGCGACCATCGATGCTGCCAAAGCCCGGATCGGCATGCCAGCCACCATTCATGGCAGTTTCCAGGGAACCGCCAGCGCCTTTCAAGATTCGCTTGCCAGCCAACCAATGCTGATCCTGACGGCGCTGATCGCGGTCTATATCGTGCTCGGTGTTCTCTACGAGAGCTATGTTCATCCGCTGACCATTCTCTCGACGCTGCCGTCGGCCGGCGTCGGAGCCCTGTTGGCGCTGAGCGCTGTCGGGCTCGAATTCTCGATCATGGCGTTGATCGGCGTCATCCTGCTTATCGGCATTGTGAAGAAAAATGCGATCATGATGATCGACTTCGCGCTCGACGCAGAGCGCAACCATGGCCTATCGGCCCACGATGCGATCTATCAGGCTTGTCTGCTGCGTTTTCGCCCGATCATGATGACGACCATGGCAGCGCTGCTCGGCGCCGTGCCGCTCGCCATCGGGTTTGGCGAGGGTAGCGAACTCCGCCGGCCGTTGGGGGTGGCTATTGTGGGCGGCTTGATCCTGAGCCAAGTTCTGACACTCTATACGACCCCGGTGATCTATATATACGTCGACCGCTTCCGACTCTGGGCCAAAGGCTGGCGGCGGCGGCCGGGTCCGGTGCTGCGTGGCAGCGGATCAATGAACTAACGGACGACTGAGCTAGCGAACGACCGAACTAAAGGTGTGGCGAATGCATTCTGGAGTCAGTGTGCCCTGGATTTCTGCGTTAATTGCCACATCCATGCGTACGACGAAGCGCCGGCGGCTCATCCGGATCGCCACCATTCCGCTGATGGCTGTCGGCCTGTCAGGCTGTATTCTGAACAGCGAGCATCCTGATCCCGAGGTCGAGGTGCCGGTCGCCTATGAGACGGCGCCGCGCAAGGCCGATGCCGCCTTGCCAGCGCCTGACTGGTGGCGCGGCTTCCGCTCGTCCGAATTGACCGATCTCGTCCTCGATGCGCAGAGCGCCAATCTCGATATTGCCGTTGCCGTTGCGCAGATCATTCAGGCAGAGGCCCAGGCCGGCGCGGCCGGAGCGCCCCTCCTGCCGACCGTCGGCGGGGTCGGCAATGCCGAGCGTATACGGACGCCGGCCACCGGCGGATCAAGCGCGTCATTGAACTCTACGTTCAGCCTCGGCCTGACCGCCAGTTACATGCTGGATTTCTGGGGCAAGAACCGCGCCGCTTTCTATTCCGCATCTGAAACCTTCATCGGCAGCCGCTACAATCGCGACGTGGTTGCACTCACCACCACAGTCTCGGTCGCCAACGCCTATTTTCAAGTGTTGGCAGCACGAGACCAGCTCGGCGTGGCGCAGGAAAATCTCGCCGCCGCCAATCGCATTCTCGATCTCATCCGCAAGCAGATGGCCGGTGGCACAGCCTCGCAATTGCAGCTGTCGCAACAGGAAGCCCTGGTCGCCCAGGTAAAGGCTTCGATTCCGCCGTTGCAGGTGACGGTGAAACAGAATCTGGCAGCGCTCGCCGTGTTGTTGGCGCGCCCGACGACGGGCTTCACCATCAAAGGCGCCAGCCTGACCCGCATCGCCGTGCCGCGCGTGACGCCGGGGCTACCATCGGAGTTGCTCACCCGCCGGCCCGATCTGGCTTTGGCGGAAGCACAGCTCGCTTCGTCGAACTTCTCCGTCGAATCGGCCCGCGCCGCTTTCTTCCCGCAGGTCACGCTCACTGGCACCACCGGCTTTCAAAGTGGTGCCCTGTCGTCGCTGTTTGTCCCTGGTGCCTGGTATTACACAATGGCCGCCGGGCTGACGCAGCCGATCTTCAACGGCTTCCTGCTCGAGAACCAGCTCAAGCAGGCCCGTGGCCTGCAGCTGCAATACCTGCAGAGCTATCGCAAAGCGGTTGTCTCGGCCTTCTCCGATGTGGAAGTCGCACTCGTAACCCTGCAACAGACGACGCTGCAATTGCAGCTGCAAGGTCAGGTCGTCGCCGCTTCGCGGAAGGCCTTCCAAGTGGCCGAAACGCAATTGCGCGGCGGCACTGTCGATCTGGTTTCGGTGTTGCAGACGCAGCAGACACTGTTCACCGCCGACACCGCGCTGGCACAGGTGCGCCTGAGCAAGATGCTGGCCGTGGTTAGCCTGTTCCAAGCTCTGGGTGGAGGCTGGAGCGAACCGCCGACGGGCCGATAAGCTCGAAGTCGGTCAGAAGGAAACTGAGGAGCTGGCGTTTCTTGGTTGGCGTTTCTGCCGGCTCATGGCCATTTCGTGAAACAATCGCAATCCTGCGTGAACCGCCCCAGATTTGTCGGAGTGCAGGACCAGCATCTGTCTCGCGCAATGAAAAGAGGCGAATGCCATGCGAGACACCTCCTCCACGCCAAACCCTTCGCTTGCAAACCGCTCGACTCCAAATCCCTCCCGGTCCGTCGCTTCTCCCGAGAACCCCAATCGACGCGACTTTCTCTATATCGCCACCGCTGCCATGGCCGGTGTCGGTGCTGCCGCCGTTGTCTGGCCGCTCATCAATCAGATGCAACCGGATGCTTCAGTTCTCGCCGCTGGTATTCCGATCGATATCGATATCAGTCGGATAGAACCGGGGCAGCAAATCCGGGCCATATGGCGTGGTATGCCTATCTATATCGTCAATCGAACAGCGACGGCGTTGGGCAGCCTGCAAAACCCGCAGCTCCTCACCATGCTGCGCGATCCCGAGTCCACGCAATTGCAACAGCCTCCCTACGCGGTGAACTGGCATCGTTCGATCAAGCCCGAGTTTCTCGTGTTGGTCGGCATCTGCACGCATCTCGGCTGCCTGCCGGAGTTCAAGCCGGACGGCAGCGTCAGTGGCTATGATGGCTATTTCTGTCCCTGTCACGGTTCCAAATATGATCTGGCCGGGCGTGTTTTCTCCGGCGTTCCAGCACCCTACAATCTGCCGGTCCCGCCCCATCACTTTGTCAGCGACAAGATTCTACGCGTCGGCGAAAATCCGGACGGTCAGACTTTTGACTTTGGCTCCATTGAGCAAGTCTGAAGCGCAAGCCTAACGGCTTCGATTCCGGAACCTCATGCTGCCCCGGCCTGCGCCTGGGGGATATTGCCTCGTCGCCACAGTGCAGGTGGCCCGCCCAAGGCAGCCTGCCCAAGTGGCCTGAAAATCCACACTCTTTATCGAAAAGCAGCGTCGGTAGCCTGGTCCCCAAGGCTAGGCAAAGCTCCGACAGCTCTTCTTACGAACCAGTCGAATATCGATCAAAAACAGCCGTATAGCCACCTATTTTGTAACAATTCCGCCACATCTGCGGAGAAAAGGCGGTCTTGGAGCGGCGGAAAACCATTCGACTGTGGCGGCCTGTCACGATTTCGATACATTGCCCCTCACCCGTAGAATCACTGAGGTGAATTTACCTCAAGATTCAGGGAGGAGCGTGCTGGAGGGCTGGGTTCCGACTTCTTCTGCCGATGCGGAGGATCTGATTTCAGTCAGTTCGGCGATTTTCGGAGGCAAACGAATGACGTTTACTAAGAGTGTCCTGCTCGGCTCCGCGGCGGCTTTATTTGCCGTGGCCGGTGCGCAGGCCGCGGATCTGCCATCGCGCAAGTCCGCACCTGTCGAATATGTGAGGGTCTGCGACGCCTATGGCGCTGGCTTCTATTGGATTCCGGGTACCGACACCTGCTTGAAGGTCGGTGGCCGCGTCCGTGTCGACGGGTGGTACACCCCGGCGAAGAATGCCGTGTCCGGCCGCTCGACCGGTGGTGGCACCGGTACGTTCATCAGCTCGAACGGGATCGATCAGAACGGCTGGTACGCGCGCGGTGTCGTGAACATGGATGCCCGCACCCAGTCCGCCTGGGGCACGGTGCAGACCGTCTTCTCGCTGCGCTTGATGGCGGCCTCTGGCCTTGCCAACACGCCGCCGGGCTATTCCGCTGGTGTGTTTGCCGCTGGCAACGCCAATACCGCGACGATTGAAGCCGCCTACATCCGCTTCGCCGGTTTCACCGTCGGCCAGGCGGCCTCGAACTTCACGTTCCTGCCGCCCTACCAGTATCAATCGCTGTATAACGCGGGCTTCCCGAACGGCGTCCGCCAGCTCGCTTACACGGCCACCTTTGGCAACGGTTTCTCCGCCACCCTGGCGCTCGAAAACAAGGGTGACCTGATCGTGGCAGGGGCCGTCAACACGCTTGGCCCGAACCCGTTCACCGCCACGGCGGCGACGGCTGGACCGGTCCCGCAACGTCTGCCGTCGCTCGTCGGCAACCTGCGCGTCGACCAGCCCTGGGGTTCGGCCATGGTGTCCGCCATGGTGATGCAAAACACCGGCACCTTCGCCAATCCGTCGCTCGCGGTGGTTGGGAATGCCGGTCCGCAGGTCAACCGCACCGGCTGGGCTGTCGGTGCTGGTGGTCGCATCAACCTGCCGATGATCGCGCAGGGGGATCACGTTCAGTTCTGGGCCAACTATGGTGTCGGCGCGCTCGATTACCTCTATGGCTTGGGCGCGAACGCCAACTTCGCCACCACCACCAACTTCCTCGGTGGTTTCCTGCGCGTCGATCGCAACCTGACCTTGTTCTGTCTGAACGCGGCTTGCACGGCCGGCGGTTCGGAACAGACCAAGGCGTTCAGCGCCACGGCGATCTTCACCCACTACTGGACCCCGTCGCTGCGTTCGAACTTGGTCGGCACCTATGTGCAGATCACGCCGGGCGGCGTCAGCCAGAACACCGCATGGGCCAACGGCGGTTTGTCGAAGGCGCATCTGTGGAACGTCGCGGGCGATCTGATCTGGTCGCCGGTGCGTAACTTCGACATCGGTGTCGAGCTCTCCTACGCCAAACTGAACCAGAGCCTGCCGCTCTCGGTTCCCGCCGGCCTGGGTACGCTCGCCAATGTTAACCCGAGCAACTGGACCGGTCGCGTGCGCGTCGAGCGCACCTTCTAATCCAGAGCAAATCGCGTTTCGATAGAAACGCGATCACCAGAATTCTAGCCGGGGGGCGCAATACCTCGGCTGGAACGGCCGCACCTCGTGGCACCCGGACAATCCAGTGAGATTGAAATCGGCCTCCGTTTCAATCCCGCTCCCTCTGAGCAACAGATCTGGGAACATGTGGAATTGGGCGGTTCTAAAGCCCCGACGTCCGAGCGACGTCGGGGCTTTTTTATTGGCTTATTCTCGCCTGATCTTGCGTCCACCATTGGGCAGGAAAGGCCTCGTAAGGCCCTAGATTGCTCGGAAAACGAGCAAAACCGTTGCTGCGGCGCCACACCGGCCCAGCAAACAGGCAAGCTCAAGTGTTCGTGAACACCACTAAGTTTAACTTGCGCTATTTTCCTATCGAGCGGGATCGCGAGGACATATTTACGGCAAGTTCGTGGGAATTATGCCCGCCAATTGGCGAGATCCCGGCTTTTCCTACGACAATAAAAGTTCAGATTCGTCTGGCGGAGTTTTTCAATGAGTTTCACCAAGAGTCTTCTGCTTGGTTCAACGGCGGCTTTGCTCGCCGCGGCTGGGGCGCAGGCGGCAGATCTGCCGTCGCGCAAGGCGGCACCCGTGGAATATGTCCGCGTGTGCGACGCCTATGGTCAAGGGTTTTACTGGATTCCCGGCACCGACACCTGCCTGAAGGTTGGCGGTCGTGTTCGTGTCGATG from the Beijerinckia sp. 28-YEA-48 genome contains:
- a CDS encoding porin; protein product: MTFTKSVLLGSAAALFAVAGAQAADLPSRKSAPVEYVRVCDAYGAGFYWIPGTDTCLKVGGRVRVDGWYTPAKNAVSGRSTGGGTGTFISSNGIDQNGWYARGVVNMDARTQSAWGTVQTVFSLRLMAASGLANTPPGYSAGVFAAGNANTATIEAAYIRFAGFTVGQAASNFTFLPPYQYQSLYNAGFPNGVRQLAYTATFGNGFSATLALENKGDLIVAGAVNTLGPNPFTATAATAGPVPQRLPSLVGNLRVDQPWGSAMVSAMVMQNTGTFANPSLAVVGNAGPQVNRTGWAVGAGGRINLPMIAQGDHVQFWANYGVGALDYLYGLGANANFATTTNFLGGFLRVDRNLTLFCLNAACTAGGSEQTKAFSATAIFTHYWTPSLRSNLVGTYVQITPGGVSQNTAWANGGLSKAHLWNVAGDLIWSPVRNFDIGVELSYAKLNQSLPLSVPAGLGTLANVNPSNWTGRVRVERTF